One Rhinoraja longicauda isolate Sanriku21f chromosome 19, sRhiLon1.1, whole genome shotgun sequence genomic window, TATTGTTGAGAACAAACGATTTAACTTAAAAAATGAGGCCATCGTTAAGATATCAGGTTTGTAAACGTTTCTATTTGATCATTGAAGTATGAAGAGATTTACATTCCATTGAAACCCCGACTGCCCAGAATGTTCACTGAGGTATTCACATGTTTCTCACTGACGGTTCAGCCACATCTCACTTCTGTGCAGAAATTATCACTGATTTTTTAAGAAAGTTTAATGTATTCGCCGATCCTGCTGCTTTAATGCCTTTTAAATCTGCATCataatttattcttaattgttaactgtatgttaggcagtgaagaaagccaattgaatgttggccttcataacaagaggagttgagtataggagcaaagaggtacttctgcagatgtacagggccctagtgagaccgcacctggagtactgtgtgcagttttggtctccgaatttgaggaaggatattcttgctattgagggcgtgcagcgtaggtttactaggttaattcccggaatggcgggactgtcgtatgttgaaagactggatcgactaggcttgtatacactggaattcagaaggatgagaggagatcttatcgaaatgtataagattattaagggtttggacacgttagaggcaggaaacatgttcccaatgttgggggagtccagaacaaggggccacagtttaagaataaggggtaggccatttagaactgagatgaggaaaatctttttcagtcagagagttgtaaatctgtggaattctctacctcagaaggcaatggaggccaattctctgaatgcattcaagagagagctagatagagctcttaaggatagcggagtcagggggtatggcgagaaggcaggaacggggtactgattgagaatgatcagccatgatcacattgaatggcggtgctggctcgaagggccaaatggcctcctcctgcacctattgtctattgtttgtgttgtcatttgtgagcggagcactaaggcacattccttgtatgtgcacatacttggccaataaacgtattccttCATTCATCTGTATGaaaggccaactgagtccacaacTTGTCCGAACAGGTTGGACATCGACACAAACTCTTTTAAATACCTGACGCTCTCCTGAAAAGTCTTAAATGGACAAACCATGAGGACTCCCAGAGCATTGTCACGCACGGTCGTcacattgaggggggatcttattgaaacatataagataattaggggattggacacattagaggcagataacatgttcccaatgttggggtagtccagaacaaggggccacagtttaggaataaggggtaggccatttagaacggagatgaggaagaactttttcagtcagagggtggtgaaggtgtggaattctctgcctcagaaggcagtggaggccagttcgttggatgctttcaagagagagctggatagagctcttaaggatagcggagtgagggggtatggggagaaggcaggaacggggtactgattgagagtgatcagccatgatcgcattgaatggcggtgctggctcgaagggctgaatggcctactcctgcacctattgtctattgtctattgtccctagtgggtgtaggatagtgttaatgtacggggatcgctgggcagcacggacttggtgggccgaaaaggcctgtttccggctgtatatatatgatatatgatatgatatgattcactgtcactgtctgattcactgtcactgtcactgtctgattcactgtcactgtcactgacactgtctgattcactgtcactgtcactgtaactgtctgattcactgtcacagtcactgtcaccgtctgattcactgtcactgtctgattcactgtcactgtctgattcactgtcactgtcactgtctgattcattgTCTTCACTCTGCAGATGAAATCTTCCCTGGCGTTCCTGACTGGGTCCTGCCGCTAGTCCTCACCATTTGTCTTCTCATTGCCGCCAACGGTGCTGTGTTTTATTGGAACGTGAAACAAAACAGACGCATTAAAGGTGCGTTAAACAACAGCGTGAGATGCGGGTCAGGAAATCCTTGATTCCCAGTGTAACTTcagtgggaaaccagagcactctccGCGGGCTCTGACCTTCCAGTGGTAATTGTTGCCCCTGGGCCTGGAGAGAGTATCAGTGGCCCGGGAGGTGGGGGAATGGGGTAAACGGGCAGATGTGACATCTGTGTGCGCACGTGGAACTTCCCTCATTGTGCTGCACTTATTTCCAGCCTTGTTTGGATTGCCTCCTGACTCTGATGTTCATTGTCTCTGATGCTCATTGTTCCAATGTAACACTGGTTTCTCCTTCCAGAGCTGGAACGGCGCAAATCCATCGTAGAACTTGGTAAGAATTTAGTATAGAAATATTCACAAAAGAGAAGGaaaggcgacacagtggcgctgcTGGTTGAATTgatatctcacagcgccagagacatgggttcgatcctgaccctgggtgctgtctgtgtggagtttgcatgttctccctgtgaccggtgtcctccgggtgctccggtttcctcccacatcctgaagacgtgcgtgtttgtgcgtTAATTTCAGTAATGCCGATGGAGTAcaggccccaatcagcatcactgGTGCCGAAGTGCAAGTGGTTGTGAGCCTCATGTAACTCGGTGTTAATATTCCCACTGATCTGTTGTGGACCAGGCAGagtgaagcaacaaccaagatgACACCCAATGTCTACTTgcttaggagactgaggaaattcagcatgtacagccgagatcacaagaaattgctgagaaatgtagatgtagcccagtccatcacacacaccccaccattgtagatgtagcccagtcccccacacacaccccactccccaccattgtatatgtagcccagtccatcacacacaccacactccccaccattgtagatgtagcgcagtccatcacacagattaaACTCCCCACAATTGGCTCCATctgcacatcacgctgcctcggaaaagcagccaacattatcaaagacttgtccctgtcccacccccagtCGTTCATTCTTTTTCTTGCACCCGTCtgacaggaggtacagaagctagaaagcgcgcaccaccagactcgggtacAGCTTCTTCcgcgctgttatcaggcatctaaatggcccttccataagctggggcactgtccgattcacctcgaccccattgcggacattggagattgtctgtggaactgatgcgctacaatgctgagaactacattctgcactctgtatctccccctttgctctacctattggacttgaacaatgctgggaactacattctccactctgtatctccccctttgttctacctattggaATTgaacaatgctgggaactacattctccactctgtatctccccctttgctctacctattggacttgagttGGACTTGAAAGTATTTATgcattgtattatctgatctgattggatggcatgcaaaacaaagctgttcactgtacctcatcacacgtgacaataatacaccgaAACCCCTAAACCTAATCCTGCCGTTGGTTTATtattaggaagaagggtctcgacacgaaactttcttctctccagagatgctgtctgtcccgctgagttactccagctttctgtgtctatcgttggtttattattgtactCAGACACAGTGAGAATATTTTGGCTGTGTTTTATCCCATTAAATCATCATATTATACATGAATGAGATCAAGCCATATACGTCCAACAGGTAGAGCAATGGGAATAATACCAGAGTACAGCCGTGGGACAAGCAGACTTACATCCTCCTCCCCAGTGACTTCCCTACTCGGCCATAGCTGTGTTAGTAGGTGTATTGGGGACCAGAGACACCCACGTGGTGGAGCAAGGTCATGGCGTGGCGTGTACCTACACTGTGACACAGCAGGGCAACACAGGCAGGGATTCACGCAGTGGGAGGTTAAACCCAGGCTAGCGCCTTTAATCTGTTGCTCGAAtacttaacatagaaaataggtgcaggagtaggccattcggcccttcgagcctgcaccgccattcaatatgatcatggctgatcatccaactcagtatcctgtacctgccttctctccataccccctgatccatttagccacaagggccgcatctaactccctcttaaatatagccaatgaactggcctcaactaccttctgtggcagagaattccacagactcaccactctctgtgtgaagaaatgttttctcatctcggtcctaaaagacttccccttatccttaagctgtgacccctgtttctggacttcccaaacatcgggaacaatcttcccgcatctagcctctccaaccccttaagaattttatatgtttctataagattccccctcagtcttctaaattccagcgagtataagcctagtctatccagtctttcttcatatgaaagtcctgccatcccaggaatcaatctggtgaaccttctctgtactccccctatggcaagaatgtctttcctcagattaggagaccaaaactgtacacaatactccaggtgcggtctcaccaatgccctgtacaactgcagcagaacctccctgctcctaaactcaaatcctcttgctatgaatttgTCCTTAAAGCAAACCTGGGCCTTTGTCCACTGATGCGTGTTCTGATGGACTTTATTCATGCCTTACCTTTCCTGTTTCTTTTTAGGACAATGGACACCCCTTGTTCAGTCAGGTAtgttcctcacccctccccaccaaacacacgcacacacacacgcgcacacactcacacacacacattcacacactcgcacacacattcacacacacacattcacacactcactcgcgcacacactcgcacacacattcacacacccactcacacacacaatcacacacccacacacacattcacacagacacattcaaacacagtcaaacacacattcaaacacacacacattcacacacccacacacacacatccacacacacacacattcacacacacatccacacacacatccacacacacactcgcagtcacgcacattcacacacacgcatTCACACGCGCACTCACGCACATTCACACTCACGCTCATTCACACACATGCATTcgcgcgcacacacaaacattcacacacacacacaaacattcacacacacacacaaacattcacacacacacaaacattcacacacattcgcacgcacacacattcacacacacacaaacattcacacacacaaactttcacacacacaatcacacagggacacacacagaatcacactcgcacacacatacgctcacacatgcgcacacacctcacacacacatcaacacacacacactcacacacacacacactcacacatcacACACTGCTGCACTCTAGTCTGGGTATCTCACAGGTTTTTCAGCGAAACTAGTTAGGTGACCGGACTAATCTCCATCCTGATCTTGGGATGACCATAGAACTGTGTGTATACAAGTGAGGTTGCACATGTCTGCGCATGTGTGCATCTGTGTACTGTACACGTTTGCCATGTTTTTGCCTCTCtttctgtctccccctcccctgcctcaacatctccccctccccttccactccccctccccccctctctccctcacttgccctctccccctttcctaccgccctctccttccccctctcctacccttctgccccctctcctccccccttaacatcccccctctctctcctccccccatctctctctcacactttctctctctctccctctccctctctccctgcccctcccccactcctgtcAAAAATTTGTTTCCATCAGCTGGTGTAACCTGGGGAATCCCTTAAAATCCGGTCAGCTGAACTCTGGCAAGAACAGCATTTGCCATCAGCGGGTCTCAGTGTCCACATATCTGAGCTTTAACTGTGGGATGGACTGGTGAGGAAATGTGGGCACGATATCCTACTAAACCGCAGAGATAGATATGGTGGAGTGACTAGGTAACAATGTGAAGCAAAATGATCACCATGGTCAGCTTGTAGTGAAACCGCAGGGGGTCCACGGGATGCTTCTCTACACATTTAAAGCTCTTTGCTATGAAATTAATAGTAGATTAGATTCCAGCGAGTTTTCTTCAGTCTTGTTTGTTGTTTCTGTTTTCAGAGTGGAAGAGGATACGTGGTCACATAGGTAAGATCTTGGTTTACGTgagtgtggtgtgcgtgtgtgtgcctgtgtgttgtgtgtctgtgtgcgtgtgtgtgcctgtgtctgtgtgagactgtgtgcctgtgtgtgtgcgtgcgtgataTTGAGATTACCAGTCTGAGTGCCTTAAACTAAAGTCGTCTTTAAGTCTTATCTGTTATAAGCACCTACAAGTGCTCTCACTATAAGGGGGATACACTGCATCAACCTTTATCTCAAAGACTGACTTATTTCACTGCTCTGCCCACTGCTGAAGGGGTTAGGTGTCAATAATCACTATTCACAGCCGCAGGTCGTCCCTCCCAACCAAGACGAGGTCACTTCCAGCTAACGACGCAGAATAAACACAGTTATAGTTttaaatggctgaatggcctcctcctgcacctattttctgtttctatgattaaATTCCTAACTTAATGAACAACAAACATCTTGAACCCCGGGCAGTTACTGTGCTAAAAATCTGAGTTGAGCAAAAAGCATTTGGGCCTGAGAAGTGAACAAGTCTTTGGCTTGGAAAGAGAATATCCatcagtgtgcgtgtgtctgtgtgcgtgtgtatgtgtgcgtgtctgtgcatgtgtgtctatgcatcagtgtttgtgtgtgcataagtgtgagtgtgtatgtgtacatacgtgtgtgtgtgtgtgtatgtgtgtttgtgtctgtgtccatgtatgtgtgagtgtgtgtatgagtgtacgtgtgtgtatatgtttgtatatgtgtgtgtttatgtgtgtgtgtttgtgtgtgtctatgtatgtgtgtctatgtgtgtaatTGTGAatgagtgtgcatgtgtatatgtttgtgtgtgtgtgtgtttatgagtgtgtgagtgtgtatatgtttgtggatgtgtgactgtgtgtgtatgtgtctgtgtgcatatgtacaaacacacacacacacacatatataaacagaGTACAGTATTTTGCTGCACCTCTTTGTAccgggggagcagaggggagcatgagaatgaagcagcgtcccgacctgaacgtgttctgtcatttccttacacatgtgctgcctgacccgcggacttcctccagcagtttgtttttatttctcaccGTTCACCCGGTTCCCCTCCACTTCCACCCCGATTAGGAAACGCCGGGAAACATGTTTTTGTCCGTGGGATGTTGGCGGGCGGGAAATCCCCGGGATATCgtccagttgtccgcccgcctgtgcccgaggccgagcggcctctccccaggtcccggggccgcgctgcccgagtctcccccgacccacggggactctctgattctctgcttctccccccagtctccgtcaccctggatgtggaaacagcgcatctggggctcgaggtgtctgaggatcggaagagggtgagatggaccgggacagagaggagtctccctgacaccgggaagaggtttacagacagtccgtgtgtgctgggatcggagggattcacatcggggagacactactgggaggtggaggtggcggggagtcggggctggagtctgggagtcgccgcagagtctgtggagaggatgggacgggtcacactgaccccggagactggattATGGAGTATCGAGCGGTTGGGTGACGAGTTTAtggcagtcacctcccctccatcccctcttcccgcccgtcccatccccgggagggtgggagtttatctcagttacgagtccggggcagtttcattttacgacgcggacaccaagtcccatctccacaccttcacagggaataaattcacggagaaactttatcctgtcTTCGTGCCTTGGAGTAAACACAAGTGGATgacaatctgctccggttccgatCTGGGTGTGTGAAAGGGTTGGGTCCCGgtaccggcgtcaggagcggggctcaggggctgtggggcagaaacccggtggacaacaggtcggcgctgaacggctcccattttaatccccaaattccaaagacaataggggcaggaggaggccattcggcccttcgaccagcaccgccattcaatgtgatcatggctgatcattctcaatcagtaccccgttcctgccttctccccataccccctgactccgttatcattaagagctctatctagctctctcttgaatgcattcagagaattggcctccactgccttctgaggctgagaattccacagagttacaactctctgagtgatttttttccccgttctaaatagcctaccccttattcttaaactgtggcccctgtttctggactcgcccaacattgggaacatgtttcctgcctccagcttgtctaatcctttaataatcttatatgtttcaataagatcccctctcatccttctggattcaagcccaatcgctcgtctttcaacatacgacagtcccgccatcccgagaattaacctagtaaacctacgctgcacgccctcaatggcaagaatatccttcctcatatttggagaccaaaacagcacacagtactccaggtgtggtctcactaaggccctgaagaactgcagaaggacctcattgatCCAAtagtcaaatcctcttgttatggagtTATATTTCCGCATCGTTAAACCCCAGTGAGCGTGGAAATAAAACCAGGTGGGTGTAAATGTGGACTTGCAGAGGCAGCAGGAAGtgcagatgtgtacaaaatcacgagaggaatagatcgggtagatgcacagagtctcttgcccagagtaggggaatcgaggaccagacgacatatgttcaaggtgaaaggggaaagatttaacaggaacctgaggggtaaatatttcacacaaagggtggcggatgtatggaataagctggtagaggaggtagttgaggctggggctatcccatcgtttatgaaacagttagacaggtacatgatctagacccgaaacgtcacgcattccttctctccagagatgctgggtgacccactgagttactccagcattttgggaccttcgatttaaactagcatctgcatttcttacctacacaggtacatggataggacaggtttggagggatatggaacaagcgcaggcaggtgggactcttgTCGCTggggaatgttggccggtgtgggcaaattgggccgaagggcctgtctccatactgtatctctctatgactgtatgagtcaatggaaggggaggttggtttgcgtgatggtttgggctgcgtccacaactctctgcaatttcacgCTGTGGTCCATCccgaatttgaagaagggtcttgtccctaaTGTGGCagagggatgggagcaggagcagagagacagaggggtgtaaaataagggtagaagcaacaggtagcaaggtgaaaattaaaagtggtaggcagacaaaaccagggcaaaaatcaaaaagggccacttttcaacataattgtataaggggtaagagagttgtaaaaacaagcctgaaggctttgtgtctcaatgcaaggagaatacgtaataaggtggatgaattaaatgtggagatagttattaatgattatgatatagttgggattacggagacatggctccagggtgaccaaggctgggagctcaacatccagggatattctatattcaggcgggatagacagaaaggaaaaggaggtggggtagcgttactggttagagaggagattaaagctgtggaaaggaaggacattagcttggaggaaatggaatcgatatgggtagagctacgaaacactaaggggcagaaaacgctagtgggagttgtgtacaggccacctaacagcagtagtgaggttggggatggcatcaagcaggaaattagaaatgcatgcactaaaggtgcagcagttataatgggtgacttcaatctacatatagattgggtgaaccaaactggcaggggtgctgaggaagaggatttcttggaatgtttgagagatggttttctaaaccaacatgtcgaggaaccaacgatagaacaggccattctagactgggtattgagtaatgaaggGTTAGTtcgcagtcttgttgtgcgaggcctcttgggcaagagtgatcataatgtggtagagttcttcattaggatggagagtgacaaagtcgattcagaaacaagtgttctgaacttaaagaaaggtaaatttgagggtatgaggcgtgaattgtccaagatagactggcaattgatgctgaaagggttgacggtggacatgcaatggaaggcatttaaaggtcgcatggatgaactacaacaagtgttcatcccagtttggtaaaaaaacaaacaaggaaaggtagtgcatccgtggctaacaagggaaatcaaggatagtattaaaacaaaagatgaagcatacagattagccagaaaaagtagcataccagaggactgggagaaattcagagtccagcagaggaggacaaagggcttaattaggaaagggaaaatagactatgagggaaaactggcaaggaacataaaaacagactgcaaaagcttttatagatatgtcaagagaaaaagattagctaaGGCAAATGtaagtcccttgcagtcggaaacaggtgaattgatcatagggaacaaggagatggcagaccaattgaacaaatactttggttctgtcttcactaaggaagacataaaccgtctgccggaaatagcgggggaccggtggtctaatgggatggaggaactgagggaaatccaggttagtcgggaagtggtgttcggtaaattaaatggattaaaggcagataaatccccagggccagataggctgaatcccagagtgcttaaggaagtagcctcagaaatagtggatgcattagtgataatttttcaaaactctttagattctggagtagttcctgaggactggagggtaactaatgtaaccccactttttaaaaagggagggagagagaaaacggggaattatagaccagttagcctaacatcggtagtggggaaaatgctagtcagttattaaagatgtgatagcatcacatttggaaagtggtgaaatcatcggacaaagtcagcatggatttaccaaaggcaaatcatgtctgacgaatcttatagaatttttcgaggatgtaactagtagagtggataagggagaaccagtcgatgtgttatatctggactttcagaaggccttcgacaaggggTCACATAGGAGATtgttgtacaaacttaaagcacacggtattgagggttcagttttgaggtggatagaaaattggttggcggacaggaagtaaagagtaggaataaacgggtccttttcggaatggcaggcagtgactagtggggtaccgcaaggctcagtgctgggaccccagttatttacagtgtatattaatgatttggacgagggaattgaatgcaacatctctaagtttgcggatgacacgaagctgggtggcagtgttagctgcgaggaggatgctaggaggctgcagagtgacttggatagattaggtgagtgggcaaatgcatggcagatgcaatataatgtggataaatgtgaggttatccactttggcggcaagaacaggaaagcagagtattacctgaatggtgaccgatagggagaaggggagatgcaacgtgacctgggtgtcatggtgcaccagtcattaaaagcaagcatgcaggtgcagcaggcagtgaagaaagcgaatggtatgttggcattcatagcaagaggatttgagtttaggaggttctgctgcagttgtacagg contains:
- the LOC144603001 gene encoding butyrophilin subfamily 1 member A1-like; the protein is MGLFHCAVLLLHGILTSVHGEFAVIVPGDGGFAATVGGDVVLECQLVPDILTSDMEVQWRKSGLASPILVYRHGQSDALAQHQDYRARAQLFKDELAKGNISLRIMNVRRLDEGEYTCSVTDRTGYEASPAQLRVQGLGSKHRIQLLGYQGDGIQLVCKSGGWYPGPEMVWIGEDGQVLPQAETRYHEDTEGLINVESQVTVTKQSTNKFMCIVENKRFNLKNEAIVKISDEIFPGVPDWVLPLVLTICLLIAANGAVFYWNVKQNRRIKELERRKSIVELGQWTPLVQSEWKRIRGHIVSVTLDVETAHLGLEVSEDRKRVRWTGTERSLPDTGKRFTDSPCVLGSEGFTSGRHYWEVEVAGSRGWSLGVAAESVERMGRVTLTPETGLWSIERLGDEFMAVTSPPSPLPARPIPGRVGVYLSYESGAVSFYDADTKSHLHTFTGNKFTEKLYPVFVPWSKHKWMTICSGSDLGV